The genomic DNA taataaaacagaaatgtgactACAATGGCgtcattataaaaaaatagCAAACGTAATAACAGATTGTTTACACGTATGATGCTTTAATCTACCACTTCTGTTGGAATCTTTGAGAAGGTTCTTTCATTATATGTCCTGTCTTTCAATTCTGTATTCTGTATACACATATAGCAGCATTCATGAAATGTTTGACAGCAGAAATGTGTAAACATGCTTATATGAAGAAATAATGAGCCTCGTGTAAGGAAGTGGGGGAAATGGGGAAAAGACAACCCTAGTCAATTAAGTTTTTGAAGAAAATTATAGAATTGTTCATTTAAATTACCCCTTAAACTGCCATGTACCCTTGTGGATCAGAAActattgtacttttttgtctGAATTTATATGGGACACTGCTGTGGACATATTTTGTGGGATTAAGActtaattaagattaaaattaaTGCTTTCTCCATCAAcaaatatcagatattaaacagTTAGTACACAATtcacatgtaataataataataatacagcatATTTAAATAGTGCTTTTCtggacactcaaagacgctgtacaaacacaaaccaaaacaaaggacaggactgaaataaaaacagtggtAAATAGACAGTTAGGTGTAAGCAGTTTTGAACAGGTGGGTTTTGAGTagtgatttaaatgtctgtAGTGAGTCTGAGTTCCTGACGAGTTgtgggagtgagttccagagagTGGGGGCAACTGCAGCGAAGGCTCAGTGAAGGCTCGGTGAAGGCTCGGTCCCAAGATTAAAACCAGATAAATTATGCAGTAAAATGGTTGCAAGTCTTTGCATGATTGAGTAtcaaccttttttgttttcttttattttcagtctgaagaagaagaaaaagaagaagcggCAAACATGTTCTACACCTGTGGTCCCAACGAGGCTATGGTGGTGTCAGGTAACATGGTGGCCTGTTTTGTATCCCTGTCATATACAGCGCCATATTGACCACCTTGAGTGCCATATTGTTGTTGCTCTCCACTCATTTGTATGTTTGAACGAAGTGCCCGAAATATACctaatatgtaaatattgtttaagGATACCAGAGGCCCATTTTCCATAATATCATAAAATGTGATTGTCGTTGAAAAGTGTGTGACCAAAAGAATGGACACTAATGTGAAGCCTCACTTGGTCTCTAATCTCGCCCAGGTTTTTGTCGTTCGCCTCCCATGATGATCGTCGGAGGTCGAGTGTTTGTCTTCCCCTGTGTTCAACAGATACAGAGGTAGGTGGCTAACATCTGgatatttactctttttttcatttgtgccACCTTATTGTACAttcgattaatctgttgtttGGCccataaaccaaaattattcagtattaatgatttctttgttatttaagatgctgaaaaatcagaaggcttgttttaattatctaAAGAAACACTGAAACTGATGAATTTCGGTCGATGAACCAATGAGTCATTGAAATCCCAGCTTTTATCATTTCCTAATAATATGAACAGATTTGTGAGTATAGAACACATAGAAACATCCACCTCACTTGAGCCATTTTATTTCCATCTCCCTgtcaaatttattttattactccGCAAACAGAGCAGTGCAGGATACATCTGCTCTTTAATGCTcatgctgctcctcctccatttATCCCTCAGTTCCTTTCATGGCACCACACTTTAATTGACTTAATGCTTTTTTGTCTCGATTGAAGTTGGCATTGATCCTTTACCTTGATCCTCAACCCCTACACTCAATGCCTGCAACTCAACgtgtcaaacaaacacagaagcgGAAAAGACTATACTTATCTGCATACACTGTTAGAGTGGTTTATAATCAATCAGTGATttcctgtatgtatgtatgtgtgtatgtctcaCGCTGCCTCTCTGCAGGATTTCCCTGAACACTCTGACTCTGAACGTGAAGAGCGATAAAGTCTACACACGTCATGGAGTCCCTGTCTCTGTGACAGGTGTCGCCCAGGTCAGTGTGCGTCAGTGATTGTGGAGACACAAAAATCATACTTTTGTCATTGGTTGCCCTGATTCCTCAACACTGGCATCAACCGTAGTCAACATTTGCTTATATTCGTCATGGACATGGACAGTAAAACCCTGTGATCACATCTGTGTTTGGGTTTGGTGTTGAaatgagttgttgttttcttctagATGAAGATCCAGGGTCAGAACAAGCAGATGTTGGCTGCAGCCTGTCAAATGTTCATGGGGAAGTCGGAGGCGGCGATTTCCCAGATCGCCTTGGAGACACTGGAGGGCCATCAGCGAGCCATCATCGCTCACTTGACTGTTGAGgtgactcactttttttttgagagagagaaaaaaaacagtcgaTTCAATCGATGACTACATTGATCACCCATCGagttctgtgatttcagcttcttgagTGTGAATATATtgtgatttctttgctcctcaatgacagtaaactgaaaagctttggtttgtggacaaaaaaaacaaacacgtgagGACgtcgtcattttgaggtttgggaaatattgattgacattttcaactaattgattaatcaagaaaatgttAATCACGTTACTCTACTAATCAGCAAAGTCAATAACCTTAtagtgttttcagtgttgttgttgggaGTCGGAATTTTTAAACTGCGGCGTTCATACACTGTgctgtttaatgtttatttgtggacatgtttggactgtttgacttctcaactggaacacgGTCAGCTCGGTTtaaggtatatatatataatacctTAATAAGGACCAACAAAATGGGTTTAAGTTTGGTTGATAAAGAGTTGTGATTATCGTGTAGAGTGTGGGATTGTGATTTATGAAATGtaatatgcacaaatataattttaataaccACAGAGCAGACAAAGGTCTGCGCCCCCCATGTGATCTCTcggaccccaggttgggaacccaCGGATTTACAACATCGTATGACTGTAAACTTCTTCCTCTAATTAGGAGATCTACAAGGACCGTAAGAAGTTCTCGGAGCAGGTTTTCAAGGTGGCTTCCTCTGACCTGGTCAACATGGGCATCAGTGTGGTCAGCTACACGCTCAAAGATGTTCATGACGACCAGGTACAACAGGAGACATTCTACTCTTGTAGATTCATGTTTTTGATATGTGTGTGGCCAGCTGCATGATTTTCAAAGTTGGTCCTAaaactgaatgaatgtgtgttttgttttgtttttctttgtttttaacaacagGATTACCTGCATTCACTGGGGAAAGGTCGCACAGCCCAGGTTCAGAAAGACGCTCGAATCGGAGAGGCCCAGAACAAGAGAGACGCTGTGATCAGAGTGagatataaatatttttttgttttcggcTTGTTCATGAGTCTCCACGGCAGAGGGTccacacatttgatttttaagCCGGATACCCTTCCTTACGCAACCCCATCcttttatccaggcttgggaccggcactCAGAGTACACTGGATGTATGGCTCTATGGCTGGGGTCTATTGAGTGTGTCCAATGAACAATGAAGCATAGTTGCCAAACCCTCATGCATGTTTTTAGCATCTTCACTCTGTTAATCTCTTCATGGGTTTCTTGTTGGGGCCAACACAGTGGTTTTCATTGAGTTTCTTTGTATGTCGTCCCCGGTATTGACTCCAGCTACTGCCATGACTCTCAAAAGACAAGATGTACAcattaatggatggatggatgtttcttACTGTTCcatactttctctctctctttccctctgcaGGAAGCCCATGCAATGCAGGAGAAAATTTCCGCTCAATACAAGAATGAGATCGACATGGCAAAGGCTCAGAGAGACTATGAGCTGAAGAAAGCAGCCTACGACATCGAGGTCAACACTAAGAAGGCTGAGTCAGAGATGGCTTACCAGCTGCAGGTACACATCTGGACACGTTTAGAGCAGTGTCACGGTCGGGGTTAGCAGGAGCTTTTATCAGCATCTTATGAGTCTACAACTACACAGGCTGTTCACATGTGTTCGTGTGACTCATCGTTAACAGGTAGCTAAGACAAAGCAGCGGattgaggaggagaagatgcaGGTGCGGGTGGTGGAGAGGACGCAGCAGATCACACTGCAGGAGCAGGAGATCACCCGCAGGGAGAAAGAGCTGGAGGCCAAAGTGATGAAACCGGCTGACGCTGAGCGCTATCGCCTGGAGAAACTGGCCGAGGCTGAGCGGTGCGTTGcctgttctgttgtttttttcttgttccgTGAGTCTGGGTCTTTGGTTCTTAGCCTGAATGTATTCTGTCTCTCCATTCAGGCTGAAGTTGATCATGGAGGCTGAAGCCGAAGCAGAGTCCATCAGAGTGAGTCACAGTTATCTACTGCAGAACTATAGAGTCAGCAGGGCCACTGACCATTTAATCTTCACAAATAATTAGACACACAACTCTGTCTCTTGTTGGGTTTGAACCTCATTTATGTATCTGAGGCGAGTGTGTTTTCTGGTCAAGAAAGATCGTCTTCTTGTCTCCTTCAGGTCAAAGGTGAGGCCGAGGCGTTTGCAGTGGAGGCCAAGGGTCGTGCTGAGGCTGAACAGATGGCAAAGAAGGCCGAGGCCTTCCAGCAGTACCAGGATGGAGCCATGGTGGACATGCTGCTGGAGAAGCTGCCTCTGGTCAGAAACACTGTGCTTTAAAGTCCATCACAACCTAATGATTgatttttggtcacatttgcCTTGACAATACGCTAGTTCGTTTAAATTTGAAGTAATCTAATTACATAAATGTATTGCTCCAATGTGCgtgctgtgtgtctgctgatctgagttttgacatgttttggtATCTACCACCAGATGGCAGAAGAGATCAGCAAGCCTCTGTGTGAGGCCAAGAAGGTGACCATGGTGTCCAGCGGCGGCGGCGACGTGGGCGCCGCCAAACTGTCAGGAGAGGTTCTGGAAATCATGACGCGCCTCCCTGCGGCGGTGGAGAAACTGACTGGAGTCAACATCTCCCAGGTAAATCTATGAGCGTGTCAGTCTTACCGACAGCCTGATGGTTTCTCCTGGGTTCCTGTCTTGCATCAACTGTTTTGTCCACTAGAGACCAGGATACATCACATGTAATGacttttaaaagtgtatttattacCTGAGGAGTATAGTCAAGAGAGTTTGGACCAGTCTGGGTCCAGTTGAGCGTATACAGGAAATAGCAATTCACCTCTCAATCacataatctgtgtttttgaacTTTGGTTTTAGTCCCACTAACACAATAAACGTCATGTTAACATATTGACTCGCctgccacaacattaaaaaccagttatctctttttattgtttggcAGACGGATGTAAAccagattaaaatgaaatgaaagacacGTCTCTTCTCCTGCAGGTGACATCTCGCACAGGCTGAAGAGAATCCACCAAAGTGGCGTCCAGGCAGATCCACTCTGCCGCCGTCTTACCGTCTGCCTGGACTCTGTGCATGAGTCGACCCTAAACATAAATGTTTCCTCTTAACCAGCCCACTCTCACATCATCTGTATCTGCCTCCGTCGCCATCTTGCTCTCATGTTCCTGTGAGGTGACCGTGACaaaactgtttcattttttgCTATCAGATTTTCTCTTGTTCAAAGTATTGTCCTCGTTCGACTACAGTTACagttatttcttattatttatttgtatataatcTTTGTGTCCCCCAGTACAGCAGTGGAACAGCGTTCTCTGTTCAGTCAGATTTTAAAACGTGTAACTGTAACCCTTGTGTATCTCCTCGACTGTTGCTCTTTCTTCCCCCActttctgcttttcttctgctgtcacattatgtgtgtgtttgtgtcacatgaatAACAAAGTCTCCTGTCACTCCTCTGTTTGCGTCTCTGTCTGTAGCTGTCCATGTCCACTGCCTTGCTGCCAAACCTTAAGTGCATCTTAACATGAAAGTTTTAATGCAAACGGTTCATAACCTCCATTGACTAATGTCACCCACGTTACACAATCTAAGACTAAAACGTGCAGCTTCTCACatcatgtgtttatgtctgaATTCATATTAACTCTACATTTGACATTATCATGGATGCTTGCAGACTTAAAGGTAATCAAATTTATAATATCTGCAACATtttagtggctaaaatgtgtttattttttattaatttgtcattgtttttgctaTCTATATGTATGTCTATGTGTTTTCCACTCACGATTTCCCTATAGTCTTGTTTtgctgttctttttcttttgtttttggaaaataatTAGTTTTAGGACCCTTTACTTGAGGTAATCCAGTCTATGCACTAAATAACAAATGTGTATTCCTTCATTTAAGGTTCTTAAATTGCAACCTCAATATTCtacattaattaaaacatttgtccCTTTCCCTTTTCCTGGAAGTTTACCTTAAGTAAAGTGGTGCCTTTTGTCTTATTGCTGGAGAGCCAGTTATGTAGCAGTTCTCATACTTGTGTGACTTAAAGTTTGGAATTGAAGGTGAAGGTAAAGTGTTGAAAATTAGTCCTTAAATCATAACCTTTCCACTCTTATCGCCCTCTACCTCACTGTGACATCTGGAAAAcccatttttttaatgttttttcttcagtgtaATTTCTTGTAACAAAATTAACTGCATGTCTTATTTGaatgagctgtgtttgttttgtttttttgccttttcctCCATGTCAGTGGCCCTAAACGTCTCAGTATCTGCTCGTAATCTCACTGCACTGCCACTATGGTACAACCAAATGTATTCAGAAtggctttctttaaaaaaaaggtgaatttatttatatctaCTGTTATTATACAGGCATTGATGCCTGTCACACGCTTTGATGATTAAAATCTGCAAACACGTGTGTTTTCAGGACATGTTGCTTCGCTGCTTCACTGTCAGATTATCGTAGATTATTTATTGACTAGCTAAAGACACGGAAAAcgtaacctgtgtgtgtgcttctctgATGGAATGTCTCAAGTGTAATGAAGTGACACTATGTATGGATGTAGAAGTATTTATacgatatatacagtatatatttgaTAGTTGGGAGTATTAGTATGTCGCACTGTTTGCTTCACAAATCACCATTAACAATTCGACTAACATTTACTAACTGCGGTCCCCgtgctttatttataaatgtggcGAATCTAGAGTTCTGGGTGTTCTCTGTATAATTTCAAGTTACAGTGTAAAAACGAAATGGAGGATAATAGTGTGTTGCATTTTAATTAGTCTGTTTTCAACTGTGTACACAATATGCTCGTCATTAAACtgaaaagggagaaaaacagatgttttttcttttctctttctgatAACAACTGACTTTGAAgctgtattattttacatttaataaggTCATCAAATTCTACTTTTCCGTTTTgcataatatatgtatattgtttttagAAAGACCACAGAAGGTAGGGTCCtaatagctttaaaataaagtgtaatgAGCGGAATTCAGAAATAATAGAAATTGTAGTTTTGTTTCACTGAAACAAGCATTTTTACTCTATAATTGCGTAAAATGTATTATTCCATGTATTCTGCttccaaatataagtattgtaaacaccaaaacatgttttaataaatttgcattTGCAGTGTAATTGTAGAGAAGTCCCTCATGTGCACTTAGATAAATACAgtcaacagtgtgtttttgtttcacagagTGAGTGGCACAttcacttgtgtgtttttggtgactATTCTGATCAGTTTGGAAACTATGCTGAAGCCATTATAACCACACCGGAAGGCTCTATTTGCAGCCACGTCAAGTTAGCTGTAAAAAGCCAAACTAATAACAGGAAGAGTGTCTATAATAGTTGACAGTTaagacaaacacaatgacaaacaaaacaggcttgagttaaaacatgttattattcaTCGTCGTATTTTTTTACTTAGTTTAATAATAGCGTGGCATTAAGTACATCGTATATTAGTTAATATGTTATTTgggatgcttttattttgaaagacatgCGCGGAAACGCAACCATTGACTCTTGTCCATCTTGACGCGGACGAGagctggagggaaaaaaaggaaaaaaaacctgaagaaaaaaaaggcacatcTGAGGGTTTGAGGGGCGGATTTGGACAAAGTTTCCCAACTGTCCCGACCCTAGGAAGCAGCGGGGGGGTTGAAGGGGAATCGACTTCACCGGTAATTAACGCTGGAGTTCTTATTTGTCTGTAAATGAAGTGTTATTTTCACTGTGTCTGAGAGCTCCGTCGTCCCGACCCGCCGGAAGTCTGCATGAAGCTGCGTCTCCCACAGAGGCAACGGCGTCGACGTTTTTCTGCCTTCGTTTTTATTcgagacttttttttctctttttttattttctctcagtgAGATGAGCAGGGAGTGAGGAATGGAGGCGTAGGGAGCGCggatgtttgtgtttactcAGCGACCAAAGCTaaagcacatgaacacacaggcCTCCTTGTAGCTAAAGCGAACAAAAGGAGGAAAATTAATGGAGGCAAGTTAGCTAGCGCCCCTTGTCTTCTTGCGCTAAAGAGCTAACGCTagccatgtttgtgtgtgtgtgtgtaaaaccgCCGACGTCTCATTTTAGCCACTGTCAGCTGCTAAAGCTGGAGTGTAAACACATCCTGCGAGAACGGGCTCTTCTGCGTGTGTTCTGACATTTGCATTTACGCGACTTCTTTAATTAGCGGCTAACGTTAGCACGAGGCTAACAGTGGCAATAGTTTAGGGCCAGATTGTGCCTAAAGATAGGACAAAAATACGATATTATCGCACatcgcgataatatcgtatcttTTACATAGGTAGTCACAGAGCAGTTGTTGCTCATTAAAAAGAATTGTATAcacataaagtaaaaaagaagcagcagataTACTGTAAGAAAAGTTACTACACCTGTGGGGAATGGAAATGATAACTTATTGACAATGCTGCAACTGCAACCtaccattattttcattattgattaatgtgtcaattattttccaaattaataaaataattgtaaactGTAATAAACATAAACTGTTTGACTAACCTTAAAATTATATCTCGAAATAAaaaaattcagtttaaatgttttctttgttaatattcagcaaagaaaccagaaaatattcacatttaagaagctgaaaaatgtgaaaagttgTTTTAACAATTCAAGAACATTCCATCCTATTAAGTGATTATAGAAATGTGTTGACAATTCGTTAGTagttgattcattgattaattgttaaCCAACCTGGTTATTATGTGTGTTATTGATTTGTGCATTAAAACACTGGATGGAAATAGAcattttgaaaaggaaaattTATTTTAGGATATTGCTCAAAAAGTCTTTACTCTTGAGTTGGAAGTAGATAAGTGTGTTGTTAAAAAGGTAAATGGAAATATAGTACATCAGCCTGtttttgtgtacatgtttgATTTGTGCATTTATAAAGCCCCAAATGTAAACAtagaaaataagtaaaaaatataGGCACTGGCAAATCAATAAAAGGTAAAAGCAAATAAGACTCATCATTGAAAAATGCAGATGACAGGAGAAATGTGTGGACTGATAAGGAAACCACAACAATCCTCAACTAAGTGCAAGAGGCGAATACGACCACAATAGTAGACAGAAGCAGTGACAAAACACTTTTCAATCATGCCCAGCATGTCACATGATCAGGTAGTGCCTTCTTATCCTTCTGTGGTGACACGACTTCAAATTGTGCAGTGCCTACTGTTTGTCTTGGTAAATAAACTCCCTAATAATTG from Solea senegalensis isolate Sse05_10M linkage group LG20, IFAPA_SoseM_1, whole genome shotgun sequence includes the following:
- the flot1a gene encoding flotillin-1a, yielding MFYTCGPNEAMVVSGFCRSPPMMIVGGRVFVFPCVQQIQRISLNTLTLNVKSDKVYTRHGVPVSVTGVAQMKIQGQNKQMLAAACQMFMGKSEAAISQIALETLEGHQRAIIAHLTVEEIYKDRKKFSEQVFKVASSDLVNMGISVVSYTLKDVHDDQDYLHSLGKGRTAQVQKDARIGEAQNKRDAVIREAHAMQEKISAQYKNEIDMAKAQRDYELKKAAYDIEVNTKKAESEMAYQLQVAKTKQRIEEEKMQVRVVERTQQITLQEQEITRREKELEAKVMKPADAERYRLEKLAEAERLKLIMEAEAEAESIRVKGEAEAFAVEAKGRAEAEQMAKKAEAFQQYQDGAMVDMLLEKLPLMAEEISKPLCEAKKVTMVSSGGGDVGAAKLSGEVLEIMTRLPAAVEKLTGVNISQVTSRTG